One genomic segment of Rivularia sp. PCC 7116 includes these proteins:
- a CDS encoding iron uptake porin — protein MPDISLLMASVLTTGQTTVPELPEELPEQPENTQQQLEQNQESSVVISSEIAPPDFIKSDNTLEAINEECDRNNCQVSKQSQRSRKSSLQLSNTVITPIILNLENKNILAINKNKIQFKDSFSSIEEAQKTVPPQKSNLEAFENNASNLIPSKPKLIPNQFDNQKDSLITQKPEPEFDTDSQELASQNIFPNSGTITANKSLESENPMSQVTSVSELDDVSPTDWAFEALQSLASRHNCALGYPDGTFRGKRIINRYQFATGIDACLGQINELIARNGASAVDEQDLIILQRLQNEFRAELNQLEERIISLEERTGELQANRFSPTTRFFGQVTTSLQGTNTNEVDLFPRDGVPERTAQTNLTFANSMQITLATSFTGRDLLLTGLYAGNLGSSASSLFTNMGRLNFESDTGNDVLINDLSYRFPISNNLGVVVGAAGVNPTSTFRGINSLEGEAISSFAQRNPIIGIGSGSGGVGFDWQINNRISLQGVYSSQFPSFPTDKNVGGLFGGRQTLGTQLTVTPVNDIDVGLNYLYSRSPDSLLATGVGDAQLTSPFAPDTAFDTQAIGATVAYRISPNFQIGGWGGWTFSDPKDIQGSVTTNNWGVFAAFPNLGQPGNLGGIIVGQPPKITSSTLPDGFNFPNFSNSGTPGGRDGTSLHVEMFYRAKLNRNLDITPGFFVVFNPDHNQSNDPLIVGALKATFRF, from the coding sequence ATGCCTGATATCAGTCTGCTGATGGCGAGCGTGTTAACAACCGGACAAACAACTGTGCCTGAGTTGCCAGAAGAATTACCAGAACAACCAGAAAATACACAGCAACAATTAGAGCAGAATCAAGAATCATCTGTCGTTATATCATCTGAAATCGCCCCACCCGACTTTATTAAGTCTGATAATACTTTAGAAGCTATTAACGAAGAATGCGATCGCAATAATTGTCAGGTAAGTAAGCAATCTCAAAGGTCTAGAAAATCGTCTTTGCAACTTTCAAACACTGTAATTACACCAATAATATTAAATTTAGAGAATAAAAATATACTTGCTATAAATAAAAATAAGATTCAGTTTAAAGATTCTTTTTCTTCGATTGAGGAAGCTCAAAAAACTGTACCTCCACAAAAATCTAATTTAGAAGCATTTGAGAATAATGCGAGTAACTTAATTCCTAGTAAACCCAAGCTAATTCCAAATCAATTTGATAATCAAAAAGATAGTTTAATAACTCAGAAACCTGAACCAGAGTTCGATACAGATAGTCAAGAATTAGCAAGTCAAAATATCTTTCCTAATTCTGGAACTATTACTGCAAATAAATCTTTAGAATCAGAAAATCCGATGTCACAAGTTACATCGGTATCAGAACTTGATGATGTAAGTCCCACTGATTGGGCTTTTGAAGCTCTACAATCTTTAGCAAGTCGTCATAACTGCGCTTTAGGATACCCAGACGGAACTTTTCGAGGTAAAAGGATTATCAACCGCTATCAATTTGCAACTGGAATAGATGCTTGCTTGGGGCAGATTAACGAGTTGATAGCCAGGAATGGAGCGAGTGCAGTTGATGAACAAGATTTAATTATCCTGCAACGCTTGCAAAACGAGTTTCGAGCAGAATTGAATCAGTTAGAAGAGCGGATTATTTCTTTAGAAGAAAGAACTGGTGAATTACAAGCGAATCGATTTTCTCCCACAACTCGATTTTTTGGACAAGTAACTACTAGTTTGCAAGGAACCAACACAAACGAAGTAGACTTATTTCCTAGAGATGGAGTACCCGAGCGTACAGCACAAACGAATCTCACCTTCGCTAATAGTATGCAAATTACGTTAGCAACTTCGTTTACAGGAAGAGATTTACTGCTAACGGGTTTATATGCAGGAAATTTGGGTTCTTCTGCATCATCGTTATTTACTAATATGGGACGCTTGAATTTTGAGTCGGATACTGGCAACGATGTATTAATCAATGATTTATCTTATCGATTCCCAATTTCTAACAACTTAGGGGTTGTAGTTGGTGCTGCGGGTGTCAATCCTACCAGCACCTTTCGCGGAATCAATTCTTTAGAAGGTGAAGCAATTTCAAGTTTTGCTCAACGCAATCCAATCATCGGAATCGGTAGCGGTAGCGGTGGCGTAGGCTTTGATTGGCAAATTAATAACCGCATCAGCTTACAAGGAGTTTATAGCTCTCAATTTCCCAGTTTCCCCACAGATAAAAACGTTGGTGGACTTTTCGGAGGAAGACAGACTCTCGGCACTCAACTGACAGTAACACCTGTTAATGATATTGACGTTGGCTTGAATTATCTTTACTCCCGCTCACCTGATAGCTTGTTAGCAACTGGTGTCGGCGATGCCCAATTAACTTCTCCTTTCGCACCCGATACGGCTTTCGATACTCAGGCTATTGGTGCTACGGTTGCTTATCGTATCAGTCCAAATTTTCAAATAGGGGGTTGGGGAGGCTGGACTTTTTCAGATCCAAAAGATATTCAAGGTAGCGTCACAACTAACAATTGGGGGGTATTCGCAGCTTTCCCCAACTTAGGACAACCTGGAAATTTAGGTGGAATTATTGTTGGACAGCCGCCAAAAATTACATCTAGTACCTTGCCTGATGGATTTAACTTTCCTAACTTTTCTAATAGCGGCACACCTGGTGGAAGAGACGGTACATCTTTGCATGTCGAGATGTTTTATCGCGCTAAATTAAATCGAAACTTAGATATAACTCCAGGCTTTTTCGTTGTCTTCAACCCAGATCACAATCAGAGTAACGATCCTTTGATAGTAGGAGCGTTAAAAGCCACCTTCCGGTTTTGA
- a CDS encoding VOC family protein, producing MQKFISRIDHLVLTVSDIEATCNFYSRVLGMEVATFGENRKSLKFGEQKINLHQVGKEFEPKALYPKSGSADICFISSKPLSQIKKHIISSGVDILAGPVNRTGATGTIESIYLQDLDGNLLEISNYRNT from the coding sequence ATGCAAAAATTCATCAGTCGAATTGACCATTTAGTCTTAACAGTTAGCGATATAGAAGCTACCTGTAATTTCTATAGCCGCGTTCTTGGTATGGAAGTAGCTACCTTTGGTGAAAATCGAAAATCGTTAAAATTTGGCGAGCAGAAAATTAATTTACATCAAGTAGGAAAAGAATTTGAGCCAAAAGCACTTTATCCTAAATCAGGTTCTGCCGATATTTGCTTTATTAGCAGTAAGCCGCTTTCTCAAATCAAAAAACATATAATTTCGTCCGGTGTAGATATATTAGCAGGCCCGGTAAACAGAACGGGAGCCACAGGAACAATCGAATCCATTTACCTACAGGATTTAGATGGAAATTTATTAGAAATATCGAATTATCGGAACACTTAA
- a CDS encoding energy-coupling factor ABC transporter ATP-binding protein, whose amino-acid sequence MQNTTVAVKNIAYSYSNQEPVLHDISFTLNAGERVALMGPTGSGKSTLLENLIGLKQPSKGQIVINDIPLEPSTLSEVRRYIGFAFQDANDQLFMPTILEDVAFGPLNYGVPPAEATDIARKLLMNFGLEAYAKRSAHELSGGQRRLAALAAILALKPDILILDEPTNGLDPAWRRNLAEVLLNLPVKVILVASHDLNWLSKVTERALVLSAGRIHIDSDIQSLLKDSETLEKLGLPVGW is encoded by the coding sequence ATGCAAAACACAACTGTTGCAGTTAAAAATATTGCTTATTCTTATTCCAATCAAGAGCCAGTGTTGCATGATATTTCTTTTACATTAAATGCTGGAGAAAGAGTGGCCTTAATGGGGCCAACTGGTTCTGGAAAAAGCACATTATTAGAAAATTTGATTGGTTTAAAACAACCATCAAAAGGTCAAATTGTCATTAACGATATTCCATTAGAACCAAGCACTTTATCAGAAGTAAGACGTTATATAGGGTTTGCGTTTCAAGATGCTAACGACCAATTGTTTATGCCCACAATCTTAGAAGATGTGGCTTTTGGTCCTCTTAACTACGGTGTACCGCCAGCAGAAGCAACTGATATTGCACGAAAATTATTGATGAATTTTGGCTTAGAAGCTTATGCAAAACGCTCTGCCCACGAGCTTTCCGGCGGACAAAGAAGACTGGCAGCTCTAGCCGCGATTTTAGCTTTGAAGCCTGATATATTGATTTTGGATGAGCCAACTAATGGACTCGATCCAGCATGGCGACGTAATTTAGCCGAAGTCTTGTTAAATTTACCTGTAAAAGTAATATTAGTTGCTTCTCATGATTTGAATTGGTTAAGTAAAGTCACCGAACGCGCCTTGGTTCTTTCAGCAGGTCGCATACATATAGATAGTGACATACAATCACTTTTAAAAGACAGCGAAACTTTAGAAAAGTTGGGTTTACCAGTTGGTTGGTGA
- a CDS encoding energy-coupling factor transporter transmembrane protein EcfT, which yields MHKLSLTLKLQLSLIIVIGAAFLKLNSWYYLGAYGIIALCWAVSLRVPIRKLTGLLGLELIFLSFLALPLGWERASFLLVRSLVCLLTMNSFLLTLPPHSFGIALKGLPLPKPFKETLLLAGQYLEILLAEVTQMQRSAKLRGLNGATGWVRYANASMIGALYLRSLDRAERVYAAMIARGYNGMLPLDSTLRMKERFVLLAMGILACSLTIASYQLRF from the coding sequence ATGCATAAACTTTCTCTAACTCTAAAATTACAGCTGTCTTTAATAATTGTGATTGGGGCAGCTTTCCTGAAATTAAATTCTTGGTATTATTTAGGTGCTTATGGAATCATCGCGCTTTGTTGGGCTGTTTCATTACGGGTACCAATTCGCAAGCTTACGGGTTTATTAGGTTTAGAGCTAATTTTTCTATCATTTTTAGCTCTACCTTTAGGTTGGGAACGAGCAAGTTTTTTGTTAGTTCGTTCTCTGGTGTGTTTGCTAACGATGAATAGCTTTTTGCTGACTTTACCACCTCATAGTTTTGGTATTGCCCTTAAAGGTTTGCCTTTACCGAAGCCTTTCAAAGAGACTTTATTGTTAGCAGGACAGTACTTAGAAATTTTGCTTGCAGAAGTTACTCAAATGCAGCGAAGTGCAAAGCTTCGTGGTTTGAACGGTGCAACAGGATGGGTTCGTTACGCCAATGCTTCTATGATTGGCGCTTTATATCTCCGTAGTTTAGATCGTGCCGAACGAGTATACGCTGCAATGATAGCTCGCGGTTACAACGGAATGTTGCCCCTTGATTCAACACTGAGAATGAAAGAGCGGTTTGTTTTACTAGCAATGGGTATTTTAGCTTGCAGTTTGACTATAGCTTCTTACCAATTACGCTTCTAA
- a CDS encoding energy-coupling factor ABC transporter permease, which produces MHIPDGFVSLPVAGATTVASLVGLGIALGRSKDAFGVRRAPILGLTTAFIFAAQMINFPVAGGTSGHLLGGVLAAVVLGSPWAGAICSAVVLIIQAVLFADGGITALGANIFNIGFVGVWVGWGLTQTLHRLFGGSKSRLPLAAGIAAAVSVPVAAIFAAIELAISGTANFGVILPAMAGVHILIGVGEGLITGGVLTYLIKARPDLLPGNDEEQIRSWVVPVVSILLVAGLLSLFASAWPDGLEKVAEDTGFIDLAEQVRISVPTPFADYTFNENEGIGTSIAGIVGSIVCFGVAWGIAQVVKPKNA; this is translated from the coding sequence ATGCATATTCCAGATGGTTTTGTTTCCTTACCTGTGGCAGGGGCTACGACCGTAGCGAGTTTAGTGGGATTGGGTATAGCTTTGGGTCGTTCTAAGGACGCTTTTGGTGTTCGTCGCGCTCCGATTTTAGGTTTAACTACAGCCTTTATTTTTGCCGCACAAATGATTAATTTCCCTGTAGCGGGGGGAACTAGCGGTCACTTGCTGGGTGGAGTTTTAGCGGCAGTAGTATTAGGTAGTCCTTGGGCAGGTGCCATATGCAGTGCAGTTGTATTAATTATTCAGGCTGTGCTGTTTGCTGACGGTGGAATTACTGCCTTGGGTGCAAATATTTTTAACATAGGATTCGTTGGAGTTTGGGTAGGTTGGGGCTTAACTCAAACATTGCATCGACTGTTCGGAGGTTCAAAAAGCCGTTTACCTTTAGCTGCTGGTATTGCGGCGGCTGTAAGTGTACCGGTAGCCGCGATTTTTGCTGCCATAGAGTTAGCGATTTCGGGTACTGCAAATTTTGGGGTAATTTTACCAGCGATGGCAGGAGTACATATTTTAATTGGTGTCGGTGAAGGATTGATTACTGGAGGGGTGCTAACTTATTTAATCAAAGCAAGACCCGATTTATTACCGGGGAATGATGAAGAACAGATTCGCAGTTGGGTTGTTCCTGTTGTCAGTATTCTTTTAGTCGCTGGATTACTATCTTTGTTCGCTTCAGCTTGGCCGGATGGTTTGGAAAAAGTTGCTGAGGATACCGGCTTTATTGACTTAGCAGAACAAGTAAGAATTTCGGTTCCAACTCCTTTTGCAGACTATACATTTAATGAAAACGAGGGTATTGGTACAAGCATCGCTGGAATTGTTGGAAGCATAGTTTGCTTCGGTGTTGCGTGGGGAATTGCACAAGTAGTTAAACCAAAGAATGCATAA